A window of Formosa sp. Hel1_31_208 contains these coding sequences:
- the rnc gene encoding ribonuclease III, which produces MNFIRNILKNSRTDKDGNFFLLLNDILGYKVKKKSLYIKAFTHRSMNIKDNEGNAINYERLEFVGDAMLGAVIASYLFEEVPHGDEGYLTKMRSKIVSREHLNELGKELNLIDLVESKIPKSNFGNNIHGNLFEALVGAIYLDKGYRYCEKFIYKRVIKPHVDIETLEGRVISYKSLLIEWCQKEKKTFDYNVYEDTGNDDLKHFSVKLSINEKVIAKARATSKKKAEEKASKRAFFAFQREISKAF; this is translated from the coding sequence ATGAACTTCATTCGTAACATATTAAAAAATTCCCGTACTGATAAAGACGGGAATTTTTTTTTATTACTCAACGATATCTTAGGTTATAAGGTTAAAAAGAAATCTTTGTATATCAAGGCATTTACTCACCGTTCTATGAATATTAAAGATAACGAGGGTAATGCAATTAATTATGAACGTTTAGAATTCGTAGGAGATGCGATGCTCGGAGCAGTTATTGCGTCTTATCTTTTTGAAGAAGTGCCTCATGGCGACGAGGGGTATTTAACTAAGATGAGGTCTAAAATTGTAAGTCGTGAACATCTTAATGAATTAGGAAAAGAACTCAATCTTATTGATCTTGTTGAAAGTAAAATTCCAAAGTCTAATTTTGGAAATAATATTCATGGAAATCTATTCGAGGCATTAGTTGGAGCTATATATCTGGATAAAGGCTATCGATACTGCGAGAAATTTATCTATAAGCGCGTTATAAAACCACATGTAGATATTGAAACACTTGAAGGTAGAGTTATTAGCTATAAGAGCTTACTCATTGAATGGTGCCAAAAAGAAAAGAAAACCTTTGACTATAATGTCTATGAAGATACGGGTAACGATGACTTAAAACACTTTTCGGTAAAACTATCTATTAACGAAAAGGTTATTGCAAAAGCCAGAGCAACATCCAAAAAGAAAGCTGAAGAAAAAGCTTCAAAACGTGCGTTTTTTGCTTTTCAAAGGGAAATAAGTAAAGCGTTTTGA
- the fabF gene encoding beta-ketoacyl-ACP synthase II, with product MELKRVVVTGLGALTPIGNTKDEYWDALISGKSGAAPITYFDTEKFKTKFACELKNFNATDFLDRKEARKMDRFTQYAMVASDEAIVDSKLDLDKVNKLRVGVIWGAGIGGLETFQNEMLNFAEGDGTPRFNPFFIPKMIADIAPGNISIKHGFMGPNYTTVSACASSANAMIDALNYIRLGHCDVIVTGGSEAAVAIAGMGGFNAMHALSTRNESPKTASRPFDATRDGFVLGEGAGAIILEDYDHAMARGAKIYAEVVGGGLSSDAHHMTAPHPEGIGVIAVMKNCLENAGMKPEEVDHINTHGTSTPLGDVAELKAISEVFGEHASNININSTKSMTGHLLGAAGAIESIASILSIEHGIVPPTINHEVVDDNIDPRLNLTLNKAQKRDVKVAMSNTFGFGGHNACVLFKKLD from the coding sequence ATGGAATTAAAGCGAGTTGTAGTTACTGGTTTAGGAGCTCTCACACCTATAGGCAATACCAAAGATGAATATTGGGATGCCCTTATAAGTGGAAAAAGTGGCGCTGCGCCTATAACATATTTTGATACTGAAAAGTTCAAAACGAAATTCGCTTGCGAATTAAAAAACTTTAACGCCACCGATTTTCTTGATAGAAAAGAGGCTCGTAAAATGGATAGATTTACACAGTATGCTATGGTGGCTTCAGATGAAGCCATCGTAGATTCTAAGCTGGATCTTGATAAAGTTAATAAATTACGAGTAGGTGTTATTTGGGGAGCAGGAATAGGAGGCTTGGAAACATTTCAAAATGAGATGTTAAATTTCGCTGAAGGCGATGGAACACCAAGATTTAATCCTTTTTTTATTCCAAAAATGATTGCAGATATTGCACCAGGGAACATTTCCATTAAACATGGATTTATGGGACCTAATTACACAACGGTATCTGCATGTGCCTCTTCAGCTAATGCAATGATTGATGCCCTTAACTATATACGTTTAGGACATTGTGATGTTATTGTAACAGGTGGAAGTGAAGCAGCAGTAGCTATTGCTGGAATGGGTGGTTTTAATGCCATGCATGCGTTATCTACAAGAAATGAAAGTCCGAAAACCGCATCAAGACCATTCGACGCCACCAGAGATGGTTTCGTCTTAGGAGAAGGTGCTGGAGCAATTATTCTTGAAGATTATGACCATGCAATGGCAAGAGGAGCTAAGATATATGCTGAAGTTGTTGGAGGAGGTTTATCTTCTGATGCCCATCATATGACTGCTCCACATCCTGAAGGTATAGGTGTTATTGCTGTAATGAAAAATTGTTTAGAAAATGCGGGTATGAAACCTGAAGAAGTTGATCACATCAACACACACGGAACCTCAACACCTCTAGGAGATGTTGCTGAGCTTAAAGCGATTTCTGAAGTGTTTGGGGAACACGCATCAAACATCAATATCAATTCAACAAAGTCCATGACTGGACATTTATTAGGAGCTGCTGGGGCCATTGAGTCTATTGCATCTATTTTGTCAATAGAACACGGAATAGTACCTCCAACAATAAATCATGAAGTTGTAGATGACAATATTGATCCTAGATTAAATTTAACATTGAACAAGGCACAAAAAAGAGACGTTAAGGTTGCAATGAGTAACACCTTTGGATTTGGCGGTCACAATGCTTGTGTGTTATTCAAAAAACTAGATTAA
- a CDS encoding acyl carrier protein, with translation MSDIASRVKAIIVDKLGVDENEVVTEASFTNDLGADSLDTVELIMEFEKEFDIQIPDDQAENIATVGQAISYIEEAK, from the coding sequence ATGTCAGACATTGCATCAAGAGTAAAAGCGATTATCGTAGACAAATTAGGTGTTGATGAAAACGAAGTTGTAACAGAAGCTAGCTTCACTAACGATTTAGGAGCAGATTCATTGGACACAGTCGAACTAATCATGGAATTTGAAAAAGAATTCGATATTCAAATCCCAGACGATCAAGCTGAAAATATCGCAACAGTTGGTCAAGCGATCTCTTATATAGAAGAAGCAAAATAA
- a CDS encoding phosphoribosylglycinamide formyltransferase, whose product MKRIVIFASGNGTNAENLIKFFHNREMASVIQVLTNNPHAKVLDRAKAYKVSGLSFNRVAFTVTDDVLHLLKASKPDLIVLAGFLWKFPQKILNAYPNKVINIHPALLPKYGGKGMYGMRVHEAVVKNKETETGITIHYVNEHYDEGAIIFQAKCHVHETDSAQDVADKIHELEMEHFPKVVEDLLHE is encoded by the coding sequence ATGAAACGTATTGTAATCTTTGCGTCCGGAAATGGCACTAATGCTGAAAATTTAATTAAGTTTTTTCACAACAGAGAAATGGCTTCTGTCATTCAAGTACTTACTAACAATCCCCATGCCAAAGTTTTAGATCGCGCTAAGGCATATAAGGTTAGCGGTTTGTCTTTTAATAGAGTAGCTTTTACTGTCACAGACGATGTATTACATCTTTTGAAAGCATCAAAACCCGATTTAATTGTTCTTGCTGGTTTTCTTTGGAAATTTCCGCAGAAAATCTTGAATGCATATCCTAATAAAGTTATTAATATTCATCCAGCACTCCTCCCCAAATATGGAGGTAAGGGTATGTATGGCATGCGTGTTCACGAGGCTGTTGTTAAAAATAAAGAAACAGAAACAGGCATTACCATTCATTATGTAAATGAACATTATGATGAAGGGGCTATTATTTTTCAGGCGAAATGTCATGTTCACGAAACTGATTCTGCTCAAGATGTAGCTGATAAAATCCATGAACTGGAGATGGAGCATTTCCCAAAGGTTGTTGAAGATCTATTGCATGAGTAA
- a CDS encoding viroplasmin family protein, with protein MSKKKKKYYTVWKGHHTGVFESWDDCKAQIKDFQGAQYKSFATFDAAKKALKGNYFDYIGKNKTFTSELSDNQLKRIGTPNFNSISVDAASSGNPGKMEYRGVDTKTKKQLFIQGPFEEGTNNIGEFLAIVHGLALLKKTNSNRVIYTDSKTAMSWVKKKTCNTKLERNEKNKSVFELVDRAVHWLKNNTYDTIIVKWETKAWGEIPADFGRK; from the coding sequence ATGAGTAAAAAAAAGAAAAAATATTATACCGTATGGAAGGGTCATCACACAGGTGTATTTGAATCTTGGGACGATTGTAAAGCTCAAATCAAAGACTTTCAAGGCGCACAATACAAATCTTTTGCTACGTTTGATGCTGCAAAAAAAGCATTGAAAGGCAACTATTTTGATTACATAGGAAAAAACAAAACATTTACCAGTGAACTATCCGATAACCAGCTTAAAAGAATTGGTACGCCTAATTTCAATTCTATTTCAGTAGATGCGGCGTCTTCAGGAAATCCGGGAAAAATGGAATACCGTGGTGTGGATACCAAAACCAAAAAACAGCTTTTTATTCAAGGTCCTTTTGAAGAAGGCACGAATAATATTGGCGAATTTCTAGCTATTGTTCACGGCTTGGCGTTGCTCAAAAAGACAAATAGTAATCGTGTTATTTATACCGATTCCAAAACCGCTATGAGTTGGGTGAAAAAGAAAACTTGTAATACCAAACTTGAACGTAACGAAAAGAATAAAAGTGTATTCGAGCTTGTAGATCGTGCTGTTCATTGGTTAAAAAACAACACCTACGATACAATCATTGTAAAATGGGAAACTAAAGCTTGGGGTGAAATACCCGCCGACTTTGGGCGAAAATAA
- a CDS encoding PfkB family carbohydrate kinase has protein sequence MSKLVIVGTVAFDAIETPFGKTDKILGGAATFIGLAASHFNVDVAAVSVVGGDFPQEYLDLLSQKQVNIEGVEIIKEGKTFFWSGRYHNDMNSRDTLATELNVLADFNPIVPIAYKNADVVMLGNLHPNIQASVLEQMTNQPKLVILDTMNFWMDCALEELHKVIKKIDVITINDEEARQLTGEYSLVVAARKIEEMGPKYVVIKKGEHGALLFHNDHMFYAPALPLEEVFDPTGAGDTFAGGFAGYLAKTEDYSFENMKNAVIYGSTLASFCVEKFGTERMIHLKNDDVQKRMQQFKQLTQFNIELA, from the coding sequence ATGAGCAAATTAGTTATCGTTGGAACTGTAGCATTTGACGCTATTGAAACACCCTTTGGGAAAACTGACAAAATCCTTGGTGGTGCTGCAACCTTTATAGGATTAGCTGCATCACACTTCAACGTTGACGTTGCTGCTGTTTCTGTAGTAGGCGGAGATTTTCCTCAAGAATATTTAGATCTTCTATCTCAAAAACAGGTGAATATTGAAGGTGTTGAAATTATTAAAGAAGGAAAAACATTCTTTTGGAGTGGACGGTATCATAATGATATGAATTCACGTGATACTTTGGCAACCGAACTTAATGTTTTAGCCGATTTTAATCCTATTGTACCAATAGCATATAAAAATGCTGATGTGGTGATGCTAGGGAATTTGCATCCAAACATTCAAGCTAGTGTTTTAGAACAAATGACAAATCAACCAAAATTAGTCATTTTAGATACCATGAATTTCTGGATGGATTGTGCGCTTGAAGAGCTGCATAAGGTTATTAAAAAAATAGATGTTATTACCATTAATGATGAAGAAGCGAGGCAATTAACTGGAGAATACTCTTTAGTAGTCGCTGCGCGCAAAATTGAAGAAATGGGACCCAAATATGTCGTAATTAAAAAAGGAGAACACGGTGCTTTACTATTTCATAATGATCATATGTTTTATGCGCCTGCTTTGCCTTTAGAAGAGGTTTTTGATCCGACAGGAGCTGGAGATACCTTTGCTGGTGGATTTGCTGGATATCTGGCCAAAACTGAAGATTATAGTTTTGAAAACATGAAAAATGCGGTTATCTATGGTTCAACCTTAGCGTCATTTTGTGTAGAGAAGTTTGGAACAGAACGCATGATTCATTTAAAAAATGACGACGTGCAAAAACGTATGCAACAGTTTAAACAACTCACGCAATTCAATATTGAATTAGCATAA
- a CDS encoding amidophosphoribosyltransferase gives MSDALKHECGIALIRLKKPLEFYKNKYGSAFYGVNKMYLMMEKQHNRGQDGAGFASIKIDTNPGERYISRVRSIAQQPIQDIFAQINERINYELDAHPEYQNNVELQKKHIPYIGELLLGHVRYGTFGKNSVESVHPFLRQNNWMHRNLIVAGNFNMTNVTQLFDGLVELGQHPKEKADTITIMEKIGHFLDDAVSKIYKRLKKEGYSKSDCSPLIAERLNVAKILKKAAKNWDGGYAMAGLLGHGDSFVLRDPAGIRPVYFYEDDEVVVVASERPVIQTVFNVDFDDVKELDPGHAIITKKSGEVFIEEILEPLERKACSFERIYFSRGSDAEIYQERKTLGKLLMPKVLEAIDYDTKNTVFSFIPNTAETSFFGMIETVEDHLNQRKTKAILDGNGQLSAEQVTDILSERPRIEKIAIKDVKLRTFITEDSSRDDLVAHVYDVTYGVIKPEDNLVIIDDSIVRGTTLKKSIIKMMDRLNPKQIVVVSSAPQIRYPDCYGIDMANLESLIAFRAMLDLLKEQDKYHMVEEVYHKCKAQLEFKDAEVKNYVKDLYSEFTANEISDKIAELISDETVSAKVKTIFQPIENLHKACPKNLGDWYFTGNYPTDGGNRVVNKAFVNFYEGNKERAY, from the coding sequence ATGAGCGATGCATTAAAACATGAATGCGGAATTGCACTCATAAGACTTAAAAAACCATTAGAGTTTTACAAAAACAAATACGGAAGCGCGTTTTATGGTGTCAATAAAATGTACTTAATGATGGAAAAACAGCACAATCGAGGACAAGATGGTGCAGGCTTTGCCAGTATTAAAATAGACACCAACCCCGGTGAACGCTATATTAGTCGCGTACGTTCAATTGCACAACAGCCCATTCAAGATATTTTTGCTCAAATTAATGAGCGTATTAATTATGAACTGGATGCTCATCCTGAATATCAAAATAATGTTGAGCTTCAAAAAAAACATATCCCTTACATAGGCGAATTGCTTTTAGGTCATGTACGTTATGGTACATTTGGGAAAAATAGTGTTGAGAGTGTACACCCATTTTTAAGACAAAACAATTGGATGCATCGAAATCTTATTGTCGCTGGTAATTTCAATATGACTAATGTGACCCAGTTATTTGATGGCTTGGTTGAATTAGGTCAACATCCTAAAGAAAAAGCGGATACCATTACCATAATGGAAAAGATTGGTCATTTTCTAGATGATGCCGTAAGTAAAATATATAAAAGACTCAAAAAAGAAGGTTATAGTAAAAGTGATTGTTCTCCTTTAATCGCTGAAAGATTAAACGTCGCAAAGATTTTAAAGAAAGCTGCAAAAAATTGGGATGGTGGCTATGCTATGGCAGGGTTATTAGGACATGGTGATTCGTTTGTGCTACGCGATCCAGCTGGTATTCGACCTGTCTATTTTTATGAAGATGATGAAGTTGTTGTTGTGGCATCAGAGCGTCCTGTGATTCAAACCGTATTCAATGTAGACTTTGATGACGTCAAAGAATTAGATCCAGGGCACGCAATTATTACTAAAAAATCTGGTGAAGTCTTTATTGAGGAAATTTTAGAACCCTTAGAACGAAAGGCTTGTTCTTTTGAGCGTATCTATTTTTCACGTGGTAGTGATGCTGAAATCTACCAAGAACGAAAAACCCTAGGTAAATTATTAATGCCGAAAGTATTAGAAGCGATAGATTATGATACTAAAAACACGGTATTCTCTTTCATTCCAAATACTGCGGAAACGTCTTTCTTCGGAATGATAGAAACGGTTGAAGATCATCTCAATCAACGCAAAACCAAGGCTATTTTAGATGGTAATGGCCAGTTGTCAGCTGAACAAGTTACGGATATATTGTCTGAACGACCTCGCATCGAGAAAATCGCTATTAAAGATGTAAAACTTAGAACTTTTATTACAGAAGATAGTAGTCGAGATGATTTAGTTGCCCACGTTTATGATGTTACATATGGTGTGATTAAACCGGAAGATAACCTCGTCATCATTGACGATAGTATTGTTAGAGGCACGACGCTCAAAAAGAGCATCATAAAAATGATGGATCGTCTAAACCCAAAACAAATTGTTGTTGTCTCCTCTGCACCGCAAATACGTTATCCAGATTGTTACGGAATTGATATGGCTAACCTTGAGAGTCTCATCGCCTTTAGAGCAATGTTAGATTTACTGAAAGAACAAGATAAATATCATATGGTCGAAGAAGTCTACCATAAATGTAAAGCCCAACTAGAATTTAAGGATGCTGAAGTTAAAAATTATGTCAAAGATTTATATAGTGAATTTACTGCCAATGAGATATCTGATAAAATAGCAGAATTAATTTCTGATGAGACCGTAAGTGCAAAGGTTAAAACCATTTTTCAACCTATCGAAAATTTACACAAAGCCTGTCCAAAAAACTTAGGGGATTGGTATTTTACCGGAAACTATCCTACAGATGGTGGTAACCGCGTAGTAAATAAAGCATTCGTTAATTTTTATGAAGGGAACAAGGAAAGAGCCTATTAG
- a CDS encoding superoxide dismutase yields the protein MAFELPKLKYSYDALEPHIDARTMEIHHSKHHNGYTTKLNAAVEGSTLENKSIEDILTNLDMNNMAVRNNGGGFYNHSLFWDVMNPEDRGYLSGDLKDAIEAAFGSKDAFVEAFSKAAATQFGSGWAWLCVHKGGKVEVCSTPNQDNPLMPGVTCEGTPILGLDVWEHAYYLNYQNRRPDYIDAFFKVINWNEVERRYAEAK from the coding sequence ATGGCTTTCGAATTACCTAAATTAAAATATTCGTATGATGCATTAGAACCACATATTGATGCGCGTACTATGGAAATACACCACTCAAAGCACCACAATGGTTATACCACGAAATTGAATGCTGCTGTTGAGGGTTCAACTCTTGAAAATAAGTCTATCGAAGATATCTTAACAAATCTTGACATGAATAACATGGCAGTTAGAAATAATGGTGGTGGATTTTATAATCACTCATTATTCTGGGATGTTATGAATCCAGAAGATAGAGGTTATTTGTCAGGAGATTTAAAAGATGCGATCGAAGCAGCATTTGGATCTAAGGATGCATTCGTCGAAGCGTTTAGTAAAGCTGCTGCAACGCAATTTGGATCTGGATGGGCATGGTTATGTGTTCATAAAGGCGGAAAAGTTGAAGTTTGCTCTACACCAAATCAAGATAATCCATTAATGCCTGGCGTGACATGTGAAGGAACTCCAATTTTAGGATTAGATGTATGGGAACACGCATATTATTTAAACTATCAAAATAGAAGACCAGATTATATTGATGCCTTCTTTAAAGTGATTAACTGGAATGAAGTAGAGAGACGTTACGCTGAAGCGAAATAA
- a CDS encoding exodeoxyribonuclease V subunit beta — MNPSSPFTIYNASAGSGKTFTIVKEYLKILFQSTNHLAFKNSLALTFTNKAVGEMKERIIDMLKAFSEEHILENPNSMFEVLVDELNIESKLLHEKSKVLLERIVHNYAAFDISTIDKFNHRLIRTFAYDLQLPVNFEVELDTVNILGKAVDRLIDKAGSEQELTRALVDFAIDKTDDDKSWNIAHDFNNVAKLLIYENDIPFLRELEDKTLQDFKTLRVNLQKQLEEVKSQVIDISNQVLELINRNHIEHNDFSSSFLPKYFIKLRDGNFNVSFSTKWQNDLIAGENTYPKRVNPEIAEAIERIQPELSQTFLATKDAVFRIKFLKNALKNITPLSVLTAIGKTLQEIKDEDDILLISEFNAIIHSEIQKQPAPFIYERIGEKFKHFFIDEFQDTSILQWTNLLPLIDNATSSTNLKGENGSLMLVGDAKQAIYRWRGGRAEQFIDLYTKQAKPLSVEQAIRNLPNNYRSHKTIVDFNNDFFMHSADTIFSNPKHQFIYNNAEQEGFVQKEGYVELSFLNIEETDKNELHCQTVLEKIQLAISHGYAFKDICIIIRKTKEGIAIAEFLSEENISIVSSETLLLQNSPEVQFINHLITYSLQPENQEIKIKLLAFIADFKLETSDKHSFLEPMIALNAIQLFSQLNTYGFGFNYAEFLQLPIYEAVESVIRGFNLNTSSNAYLQFYLDEVFDYSQKHNASFSGFLEFWNRKKDKLSIATPSGKNAIQIMTIHKSKGLEFPVVIFPFANQDIYADISPKVWFPVDKKKHEGFPYLYINMNKDLEALSEKGAELYQTYRSQLELDSLNLLYVVLTRAVEQLYVISEYDIDKKTQAEKLTHYSGLFINYLKSINRWNDQQLNYSFGDLMQRHQTKKITTQTLEQTQFISTKKEDHNLNILTNSGSLWDTAQEYAIERGNLIHQIMSMIKTHDDIEFALTHFLDLGQIDRQQHQQLKPLVEHITNHKKLSHLFESGLHIINERDIISKNGKIWRPDRVVINYQKEATIIDYKTGAESSKHQEQLFDYQLVLEEMNFKVIKKVLIYINDAIVIKEF; from the coding sequence GTGAACCCATCCTCTCCCTTTACAATTTATAATGCCTCTGCCGGAAGCGGAAAAACCTTCACCATAGTTAAAGAATATCTGAAAATCTTATTCCAGTCAACCAACCACTTAGCATTCAAAAATAGCCTTGCACTAACGTTCACTAATAAAGCCGTTGGAGAAATGAAAGAGCGCATCATTGACATGCTCAAAGCATTTTCCGAAGAACATATTCTGGAAAACCCAAATAGTATGTTTGAAGTGTTGGTTGATGAATTGAATATAGAATCTAAACTACTTCATGAGAAATCTAAAGTCTTGTTAGAACGCATCGTTCATAATTATGCGGCATTTGATATTTCTACAATTGATAAATTTAATCATAGACTCATTAGAACCTTTGCTTATGACTTACAACTTCCAGTAAATTTTGAGGTTGAATTAGACACCGTTAATATACTTGGCAAAGCTGTTGATAGACTTATAGATAAAGCAGGAAGCGAACAAGAACTAACGCGCGCCTTGGTTGATTTTGCCATCGACAAAACTGACGACGATAAAAGCTGGAACATTGCTCACGACTTTAATAACGTTGCCAAACTATTAATCTATGAAAACGATATTCCCTTTTTAAGAGAACTCGAAGATAAAACACTTCAAGATTTCAAAACACTCAGGGTAAATCTGCAAAAACAATTAGAAGAAGTAAAATCTCAAGTGATTGATATTTCTAACCAAGTTTTAGAATTAATTAATCGTAATCATATAGAACACAATGATTTTTCAAGTAGTTTTTTACCCAAGTATTTCATAAAGCTACGCGATGGGAATTTCAATGTATCCTTCTCAACAAAGTGGCAAAACGATTTGATAGCTGGCGAAAACACCTATCCAAAGCGCGTAAATCCTGAGATTGCAGAAGCTATTGAACGTATTCAGCCAGAACTCAGTCAAACGTTTTTAGCAACGAAAGATGCTGTTTTCCGTATAAAATTTTTAAAAAATGCTTTAAAAAATATCACTCCTCTATCTGTATTGACTGCTATTGGTAAAACGCTACAAGAAATTAAAGATGAAGATGATATATTACTTATTTCAGAGTTTAACGCCATCATTCATTCAGAAATTCAAAAGCAACCTGCTCCCTTTATTTATGAACGTATTGGGGAAAAATTCAAACATTTTTTTATTGATGAATTTCAGGATACCTCAATCTTGCAATGGACCAATCTGCTTCCATTAATTGATAATGCTACTTCGTCCACAAATCTGAAAGGCGAAAATGGCTCCTTAATGTTAGTTGGTGATGCTAAACAGGCTATTTATCGATGGCGCGGTGGTCGAGCAGAGCAATTTATTGATTTATATACCAAACAGGCTAAGCCATTATCTGTAGAGCAGGCGATAAGAAATTTACCCAATAATTATAGGAGTCATAAAACTATTGTGGATTTCAATAACGACTTCTTTATGCACTCCGCGGATACTATTTTTTCTAATCCAAAACACCAATTCATATATAATAATGCCGAGCAAGAAGGGTTCGTCCAAAAGGAAGGCTATGTGGAGTTGTCTTTTTTAAATATTGAAGAAACAGATAAAAATGAATTGCATTGTCAAACCGTATTGGAAAAAATACAACTCGCAATATCCCATGGATATGCATTTAAAGACATTTGTATTATTATCAGAAAAACCAAAGAAGGTATTGCTATTGCTGAATTTCTGAGTGAAGAGAACATCTCTATTGTATCTTCTGAAACTTTACTGCTTCAAAATTCTCCAGAAGTTCAATTTATTAATCACCTTATCACATATAGTTTACAGCCTGAAAACCAAGAAATAAAGATAAAGCTGTTGGCATTTATTGCTGATTTCAAACTTGAAACTTCTGACAAACACAGTTTCTTAGAACCAATGATTGCCCTTAATGCGATTCAGTTATTTTCTCAATTAAATACTTATGGTTTTGGTTTTAATTATGCTGAATTTTTACAATTACCAATCTATGAAGCCGTTGAAAGTGTAATTAGAGGGTTTAACCTAAATACCTCCTCAAATGCCTATCTTCAGTTTTATTTGGATGAAGTGTTTGATTATTCTCAAAAGCATAACGCAAGCTTCTCTGGATTCTTGGAATTTTGGAATCGCAAAAAAGATAAACTGAGTATTGCAACACCATCTGGCAAAAATGCCATACAGATCATGACTATTCATAAGTCAAAAGGTTTAGAGTTCCCCGTTGTGATCTTCCCCTTTGCTAACCAAGATATCTATGCAGATATTAGTCCGAAGGTATGGTTCCCGGTAGATAAGAAAAAACATGAGGGGTTCCCGTATTTATATATCAATATGAATAAAGATCTTGAAGCCTTAAGCGAAAAAGGCGCGGAGCTATACCAAACTTATCGGTCTCAGTTAGAATTAGACAGTTTAAATCTTTTATACGTAGTTTTAACTAGGGCTGTTGAACAATTATATGTAATATCTGAATATGATATTGATAAAAAGACACAAGCTGAAAAACTCACACATTATTCTGGATTATTCATTAACTATTTAAAATCTATTAATCGGTGGAATGATCAGCAATTAAATTACAGTTTTGGTGACCTTATGCAAAGACATCAAACTAAAAAAATTACAACTCAAACACTGGAGCAAACACAATTTATTTCAACTAAGAAAGAAGATCACAATCTCAATATATTAACAAACTCTGGATCTTTATGGGATACTGCTCAAGAATACGCCATTGAACGCGGTAATTTGATTCATCAAATCATGTCTATGATAAAAACTCATGACGATATCGAATTTGCTTTAACCCATTTTTTAGACTTAGGGCAAATTGATAGGCAACAGCACCAGCAATTAAAACCTTTAGTTGAACATATCACAAACCACAAAAAGTTGAGCCATTTATTCGAAAGTGGCTTGCATATTATCAATGAACGCGACATCATTTCTAAAAACGGCAAAATATGGCGACCAGATCGTGTAGTTATTAATTATCAGAAAGAGGCTACAATTATTGATTATAAGACAGGAGCTGAGAGCTCTAAACACCAAGAACAACTTTTCGATTATCAATTGGTTTTAGAAGAAATGAATTTTAAGGTTATAAAAAAGGTTCTGATCTATATTAATGATGCTATTGTGATAAAAGAATTTTAA